In one Alphaproteobacteria bacterium genomic region, the following are encoded:
- a CDS encoding LysR family transcriptional regulator, translating into MKADHHIAARVLQAMPFLTALARTGSFTAAGAALGVDQSAVSHRIRQLETLLGTALFDRDGRVAVPTAAGRSLVALSNGTLRGVDAALRELAARDAREVLTVSMSATLANLWGMAALPAVTPHGMGLEIIADERLSDLGLNASDLAIRFGIGPYEGLETIELSSVTLTPMAATHDFELADPDAVLIQDRSCDQDGTQSGWDRYEDASGLSLSQNPRMSVTRTDMAIQAALAGHGTALGRPLLTDAAVAAGRLVAVGKPVDCPSRYWICFRRNDPRRDLLRDMAEALCALPRPLPRPLPRPLPAARIS; encoded by the coding sequence ATGAAAGCGGACCATCACATTGCCGCCCGCGTCCTGCAGGCCATGCCCTTCCTGACCGCCCTGGCCCGCACCGGCAGTTTCACGGCCGCCGGCGCGGCCTTGGGGGTTGATCAATCGGCGGTATCGCATCGCATTCGGCAGTTGGAGACGCTGCTGGGAACGGCACTGTTCGATCGCGACGGACGGGTTGCCGTCCCGACCGCCGCCGGGCGCAGCCTTGTCGCCTTGAGCAACGGCACCCTGCGGGGCGTCGATGCGGCGTTGCGCGAACTGGCGGCAAGGGACGCACGGGAGGTTCTGACCGTATCCATGTCTGCGACACTGGCCAATCTTTGGGGCATGGCGGCATTGCCCGCCGTCACGCCGCACGGGATGGGACTGGAAATCATCGCCGACGAAAGACTGTCCGATCTGGGCCTGAACGCGTCGGATCTGGCAATCCGGTTCGGCATCGGTCCCTATGAGGGACTGGAGACGATCGAACTGTCATCCGTGACACTGACGCCGATGGCCGCGACACACGACTTCGAACTGGCGGATCCGGATGCGGTTCTGATCCAGGATCGAAGCTGCGATCAGGACGGCACGCAATCCGGCTGGGACCGGTACGAGGATGCCAGCGGTCTGTCCCTGAGCCAAAACCCCCGTATGTCCGTGACCCGTACCGATATGGCGATCCAGGCCGCCCTGGCCGGGCACGGTACCGCATTGGGCCGTCCCTTGCTGACCGACGCAGCCGTCGCCGCGGGCCGGTTGGTCGCGGTCGGGAAGCCGGTCGATTGCCCGTCCCGCTACTGGATTTGTTTCCGCAGGAACGACCCTCGCCGCGATCTGTTGCGCGACATGGCTGAGGCACTATGCGCCCTGCCTCGTCCCCTGCCCCGTCCCCTGCCCCGTCCCCTGCCCGCAGCTCGAATCTCATGA
- a CDS encoding PhzF family phenazine biosynthesis protein: protein MSNIVMPAQNSVTVNIVNAFVKDGAGGNPAGVVLDADGLDESAMQRIAAAAGLSETAFVSTSATEAFKLDFFTPTRRIAHCGHATIGTFSILAARGRVIEGATSKETVDGPRAIEIIGGAAYMERLAPKYSDPKDWDGVTKEAVLASLGLSTDSLVEGGAPVVVDTGNRFLLVGVTDAATLAAIEPDQAAIEAISDRLDLIGFYVFTPVRDGTVAATTRMFAPRYGIAEESATGMAAGPLGCLLFDRFGVKGPWMDIEQGTLMTPSSPSLLNVRLQIADGAVAGLMVGGFGRIVEERTVTF from the coding sequence ATGTCCAACATCGTCATGCCGGCGCAAAACAGCGTCACCGTGAACATCGTCAACGCCTTCGTAAAAGACGGTGCCGGCGGCAATCCGGCCGGTGTCGTGCTGGACGCCGATGGCTTGGATGAATCCGCTATGCAGCGGATTGCGGCCGCCGCCGGCCTTTCCGAGACGGCCTTCGTGTCGACCTCCGCGACGGAGGCGTTCAAGCTCGACTTCTTCACGCCGACCCGACGCATCGCCCATTGCGGTCATGCGACGATTGGGACGTTTTCGATACTGGCCGCCCGGGGGCGTGTGATCGAGGGGGCAACCTCCAAGGAAACGGTGGACGGCCCAAGGGCAATCGAGATCATCGGCGGGGCGGCCTATATGGAGCGGCTTGCCCCGAAATATTCGGATCCCAAGGATTGGGACGGTGTCACCAAGGAAGCGGTTCTGGCATCCCTCGGCCTGTCGACCGATAGCCTGGTCGAAGGCGGGGCGCCGGTGGTGGTCGATACCGGGAACCGCTTCCTGCTGGTCGGCGTGACCGATGCGGCGACCCTCGCCGCGATAGAACCGGATCAGGCGGCAATCGAGGCGATCAGCGACAGGCTGGACTTGATCGGGTTCTATGTCTTCACGCCGGTGCGCGACGGAACCGTGGCCGCGACAACACGGATGTTCGCCCCGCGCTACGGTATTGCGGAGGAATCGGCGACGGGCATGGCCGCGGGACCGCTGGGATGCCTGCTGTTTGATCGCTTCGGGGTGAAGGGACCCTGGATGGATATCGAGCAGGGGACGCTGATGACGCCTTCCTCGCCAAGCCTGCTGAACGTCCGGCTGCAGATTGCCGACGGTGCCGTTGCCGGATTGATGGTCGGCGGCTTCGGGCGGATTGTCGAAGAAAGGACGGTGACCTTCTGA
- a CDS encoding pyridoxamine 5'-phosphate oxidase family protein yields the protein MPNDIATDYEIRTEAELRHLIGHPSGLAAKKSLTRLDRYCREFIALSPFLCIGTMSGDGRADVSPRGDPAGFVQVLDDNTIAIPDRPGNHRLDTMSNILANPSVGLIFMIPGFEDTLRINGRATLTRDPDILERATIKNKRPEIAIRVAVEEAFLHCAKALKRSRLWEEDAKVDRSVMPSLARIILNQTSEDGPIDEDTAKSADERLEASYRNHLY from the coding sequence ATGCCGAACGACATTGCCACCGACTACGAAATCCGGACCGAAGCCGAACTGAGGCACCTGATCGGCCATCCATCCGGACTCGCCGCGAAGAAATCGCTGACGCGGCTGGACAGGTATTGCCGCGAGTTCATCGCCCTGTCGCCCTTTCTGTGTATCGGCACGATGAGTGGGGACGGGCGCGCCGATGTTTCACCGCGCGGCGACCCTGCCGGCTTCGTGCAGGTGCTGGACGACAACACGATTGCCATTCCGGACCGGCCCGGCAATCACCGGCTGGACACGATGTCGAACATCCTGGCCAATCCGTCGGTCGGTCTGATCTTCATGATTCCGGGATTCGAGGATACGTTGCGGATCAACGGCCGCGCGACATTGACCCGCGATCCGGACATCCTGGAGCGCGCAACGATCAAGAACAAGCGGCCGGAAATCGCCATCCGCGTCGCCGTGGAGGAGGCCTTCCTGCACTGTGCCAAGGCGCTGAAACGCTCCCGCCTGTGGGAGGAGGATGCCAAGGTCGACCGATCGGTCATGCCCAGTCTCGCCCGGATCATTCTGAATCAGACCAGCGAGGACGGGCCCATCGACGAGGACACCGCGAAAAGCGCCGACGAACGGCTGGAAGCAAGCTACCGCAATCACCTTTATTGA